In Senegalia massiliensis, the genomic window ATTCTCATACTTTCAGTTATCTTTACATTTTTCTTTAAGGTTTTATTGCCTTTAATCATCAAATTCATAGTATTAAATAGGTTTGTAGCTTGTTTTATGTCATTAGCTACTATAATGTATTCAGCTCCATATGTAGGATCTGTAAAATACAAATATACTGCTATCCAAGATACCAATGATCCTTTACCATTTTTACGAGAAATATCTAATAATGCTTCTCTGTGTTTTCTAAAACCTGTGTTTTTATCCTTTACACATAATATCTCAGATGTATGAATGAATTGAAATTTTAAAGGTTTTATTTTTTGTCCTTTTACGCCTTTATCCAGTTGTAATTTAGTGATAAATTTATAGAACTTTCTTGCTTCTTCTTCATCATAATAAAAATTATCATAATCCCATTTAATTTTAAGTTCTTCTATTAAATCATCTAAGTTATATTCTGTCTGTTCTTTTACATGTTTTTCTTTTAAATCCACACCACCACCTACTTAACTATCATATCTTCCATCTCCTCATCATCTGTATCATTTACTATTAATTCTTTTAACTTTGCCCTTTCACGTGGAGTTAGAGCAAATTCTTTTATAAATGATAGCATTGATTTCATAGCATTATTTGCAATACTTATTTCTGGTATTTGTTGTCTATATCCAGTTTCAGTTTCAAAGCATAATTCTTTATGTTTTTTTATTGCTTTTTCTGCCTGCATCCATCTTTGATAATTAATACAAAGAGCTGAAAGGGCTATATCATCACCAGGTTTCCATTTACCTTCTTCTACTAGCATATTAGTGATCTGCATATATTTTTGTTTTCCTTTTTTAAGTAAAATAGTTGGTGGTTTAGGTATTTCAATTTCATTTTCCATAACATAGCCTCCTTTCATAACCCCCCCTATTGAAAATATGACATTTTTTTGTGCGTGAAGGGGGACGCGCTTTTTAAAATAGAGGTTGATACTTTTTAGTACCCCCCTCTAGTATGTTTTATTAAACTTCTAAGTAAATTTTGCATTTTAACTTTATTCTTAGTCTTATAAACTTTATGAATTTTTTGATGGCAAGACTCACAAAGACAAATTAAATTATTTAAATCAAAGGCTTTTGAAAGATCATCTTTAAGTTCTATGATGTGATGAACAAGTTGTGAATACTTAATAGTTTTATTATGATAGCATGATATACATAATCCCATATCCCTATTCTCTGCTTTGCTCTTTGCTATCTCCCATTCCTTAGAATTATATATCTTCTGTGTCTCCATATCTCTTTCATATCTGTTATAATCTTTATTAATCCTTGAAGTACATTCCTTGCAATAGTTTAGTTCTCTGTCTATTATCTTGCTACATCTAGGACATATCTTAACTAATGGCATATGTTTCACTCCATAATAAAAACACTCTATCTCTAGAGTGCTATTTCGTTACTGGTATCCTATATTCTATTTCACTATCATACATTTCACTTCTAAGTATGACTTGAATCTCTTCACTTTCATTTTCTAATCCATAATAAGCTTGAACTGTAACTTCTGTTCCTACTCCTGAATCTTGTGGCTGTTGTTTTGGAAACATATCTGAACTTTCTGCTACTTTATTTTGCTGGTCTACTACTTGTAAATCTTGACCATGAATATATAATAATGCATCTTCTTGTGCTATATTCTTATATGTATATTCCACCTCTACTATTTGAGTTGTATTCTCTGAAAAATCTTCCTTATATTCAAAATCATCAGCCACTTTAGCCTCTTCAATTTTTATTGAATACATCTCATTTCCATTATTATTTGTTATTATAGCTTCTTCTCCAGATTCAAATATATCTTTATCATTAGAAGTTTCTTCACTACAACCTGCTATAGAAATAATTACAAATAGAAATAGAAATAATATTAATATTTTCTTACCCAAAACAAATCCCTCCTCTTTTAATATTATTATATTATATAGAGGAAAAATTTACTAATGTTATATTATTTCAAAATTACATTTAATAATTGCTTTCTCATATTATCACCTAAAATAAAAAAGACACCCTGTTGGATGTCTATCGTTATTAGTATTTAATTATTTTGTTTCATCTTCTTAAATATCAATATTTTAATTTGAATTTGAATGATATTTTTTCTTTATATCTATATAGTTTTCTAAATAGACATCAAGTGGTGATTTTTCTAGCATTTGATTAATTAGTATACTTTTATCGTTCCATCCACCAGTAGTCTTTAGATGATTTTTCATCCAAATATAGTTATCTTCAAATGATTTATCTTCAAAAGTATACCAATCTCTCCCTAGATACATAGAAGTAATAAGAGATCTAATTACTTCTATATCTAAATTAATTAAATGATCTTCAAGATTCTTATTTTTGCTATAATATTCCTCACTTAACTCTGTGTTTTCAAGACTTGAAAATATTATATCATTAGAATCTCTTTCTTCTACCCTTCTTCTATCTCTAGCTAATTCTATAACATCACTCAAAACATTGTACTCATTATCCATACATATATACCCCCTTTATATTTATAATATTCTACAAAGAAGGTAATAATCCTTTAAGTATTTTCTATAAATACCCATACTGCTGCAATAATTGTTATAACTATTCCAGATACAAAACCTATAATAAACCCAATCATTATTATCATCTCCCGACAAATAAAATACCCCGGTCAAAATAGACCAGGGCCAAACTAAAAGGGGGAATTTTATATATGTCTATATTAATATAGTAACATATATTTAACCCTAATTCGTGCTCTATTCGTGCTCTAAAAGTGCTGTGTACCCAAATAAAGAAATAGATATTTTTTGTAAAGCTTGAGTTCTAATTTCTTTACACCATCTTTCATTATATTGTGCTTCATAAGCTATATTAAACCACTGATATCCTTTTATGTATCTTAATTCTATTACTTTCTTTTCTATATCAGTTAGTCCTTCTAAAGCTCTATCTATTTTATTAACTTCATGTTGAGTTGTTTTAATTTTATATTTAAGTTGTTTTTCTTTTTTTATATTTCTTATTGCCTGTTCTTCTAATTGCCTGGTTATTTTATTAGTTTCAGAAGTTTTTTCTCCTTCATAATTTATACAATTTACTCCATCTTCATTTTTCAAACATTCAAGTTGTTCTTTCATATTTAATATATTTATTTTAAATTGTGTGTAGTTATAGAGAGCTTTTTCAGCTCTCTTATAATATTGTTTTTTTATTTGCTTCATTTATTAACTCCTTCCCTATAACACTTTTGATACTAGTGATGATATTGTGAGTGGTAGCCAAAAAATCATACCAAAACCTATTGTTATTAACAGTGCAATTATATCGATTAGTCCTTCAACCTTATCAAGGTCTATGACTGTTATTGTTATAAAAACTCCTGTAGATACATATAGATATTCAATACATTTTAATAATGATTTTAATTCTTTATAAAAATCTTCTTTCATGTTTACCTCCCTAAATAATGTTATATACTTGCTTTACATTCCAACCTCTACATAATAATTTATTATTGTGTTTTTCTATATCTTCTTCAGTTGCTCGGCAATAATCAAGTATTCCAATGCAAACTTGTATTACATCCATAGCTTCAGCTATTACATTTTCTCTGTTACAATACCCCATAATGTCTTGTATCATCATTTCATGTTTTAGCTCTGATGCTTCTTCTTCAAATTTATAAAAATGTTCTTTTAATGTATCGTTTTTATCTAATACAAGTATTTTATTTTTAAACTCTAAAGGGTTTTTAATTGAATTTAATTCTTTTTCTAAACGCTCATTTCTTGTTTTTAACATTTCATTTTCATTTTGTAATTCTCTTGCTATAGTTTGTCCTACTCTTTCAATCATTTTCTATCACCATATTTCTTTTGAAGCTCTTCAGCTTTTTTCATTACTTCTTCTTTGCTATATCCTTTATCAAGTAATTCTTCTACTATTTCTTTTAAAATTAAACTTATTGAATTCATTTTCTATTCCTCCTCCTCCTCATTCTCCAGATTGCTCCATTAACTTCTTTTAAATATCTATCGTAGGTCTTGTCCTCTTTTTTACTATCTAAAAATTCCCTATATTCAATATATTTATTACATGTTGTATGACAAGTTGAATATCTATCTTTACAATTCCACTTACAAGGATTTAACATGATATCAAACTTCCTTAAATCCATAAATGACTTCATTAGAAGAAACTTTATTATCATATTTTTTTATTTCATTTAATAAATGGCTGCAATCATTTATAACATTAATAACATTAGGATAGTGTTTTTGTTGTTCTTCTGGACTTGCAGTCTCACACCATTTTTCCATTTTATTAAATCTAGCTAAAGCTTTGTTGTATTTCTTCTTTAATAATTTTAATTGCTTCTGATCCACTTCTAGCCACCCCCACTATAGCTCCATTTTCTTTCATTTTTCTGAGGAAATTATCTTGATATTTACTTGTTCTACCTTTTTCATTTTTAACTTCTATAAAAAATGCTTTACCATCTCTTTTTCTTACTCCAAACAAATCTGAAAATCCTTTTGGTACTCCAGTCGATACCATTCTTCCAGTATCACTCATAAAAGTACCAACATTTATTCTAAATACTATTGCAATATCTCTAAGAGCCAATCTAATTTCATTTTGAATATCTTTTTCTCTCAAGTTACTCAACCTCCTTAATTATTACGTTTTATTAATAAAATACACTCTATATATACCAATTATTTCAAATTATTTTATATATCTATAATATACAATGTTCTATAATACTGTATTTAACTAAGTTAGGGATAGTAAGGGATAGTTGGAGGGTTTTTCTATAAAGTCCTATAGGAAAATTTTATATAGAAAAGTTATAGAAAAACGGGGTAAACCTTCCCTAACCCTCCCTTATTTACCCCATAGATAATCTAAATGATCTACTAACTCGGTTAATTCTATTTCATCTAAACTATTTATTTGCTTATCTGATAACTCTTGATTATAAAAATCTTTTTGTGAATTCTTTATAAAATCTCTTAATGTTTCATCTTCATTAACTTTTTTATCAAGTTGACTTATATTTGTTCTTTCTATAATTTCGTTACCTTCTTCATCTACAGTTACTTTAAAACCACACTTACAATATCTTATATAAGTTTTATCTATTATTATTCCACCTTCTCCATTTCTGATATTAGGATTATGGCATTCAGGACAAATAGCATACTTCATCAAATTTACATTTTTTAAAAACATTTTCAACACTCCTTATTTATTAAATAGACTTCCTCCTAAACCGTACTCTTGATATTCTTCTACAATTCTTATTCCTTCGTAATGATTACTTCCTCTTGTCTTTTTTTTATTAAACCTTAATGATAGTTCTTTTCCGAATTTTGTGTTACTCATTTTATATTCATTATTTTCATCAGCCCAATTTGTATAGGCTTTATATAATACACTTGATTTAACTTCCCCTGGGCCTTTTTCTGTACAATCCTCTAGAAAAGCAGTAATAACATCCATTTCTGATTTATAATCTTTCACTGCATCAGCAACTGCACTTGGCATTTCTAGTCCCTCTCTCTGCCATTTCATACAACCTTCAACTGCCCAATTTAATATGCCTGTAAGTTCTTTTTTAAGTTTATATTTTAAATTTTTATCTACTTTTTCATCTGGAATTTGAACAGTGAAGGGAATAAGATGCATCCTTCTCCAAATACCTAAATCTCTACCACGTATTATAGGTTTATGATTTGTAGACATCCATAACTTAAATTCAGGCTCGAATTCAAATTCTTTGCCATATAAATGTCTAGCTGTAACCGTATCCCCTCCAGTAAGCTGTTTTAACAAACCTTCATTTATTCTTGCCCCTTCATTAGGTTCTACAGTTGTTACAAATCTAGATCCTTTAAGTCTTGCTATATCACTATTAGCAGTTCCTTGCTGATTTTTTACCATAATAGTTTCGGGTTGTATATTAGTAGCATAATCCCCCATAATAGCTGTAATGATATCTAAGAAAGTTGATTTACCATTCCTTCCATTTCCATAACAAAAGAAAACACATTGTTCCTTAGTAGATCCACTCATAGAATATCCTACTGCTTTTTGAATATAATCAATAAGTTCTTTATCATTATCAAATATCTGTTCAAGAAATTCTTCCCACATTGGAGCATCTATTGTATCTGTATATTCTACATAAGATATTTTAGAAAGATGCTGATCATGTCTATGATTAGATAAACTTGCATCTCTTAAACTTACTACTCCATTCATAACATTAAATATATCTTTCTTTTTATCAAATTCTCTAGGTAAAATAGACAATCTGTGTTCAGATTCTTTTATCATATTATTTTTACCTCTGTTATTTCTTGTATATTTAAGATGTTTTAAAAATTGTTTCTCTTCTTCCTCTGTATTACAATAAGCTAAATCTTTTTTCATATCTTTTAGTATTTTTTCTGTTAGACCTTTAATATAACCTGAATTATCAAATGTCCATTTTCGACCATTATAGTAATACCACCCTCTATCAATATAACTATATCTCGCCATATCATGGAATCTATCTATAAATCTGTCTGCATTTCCTGTATCGTCATAGGAGTATCTTTTTATTTTTTTATCTAGGATCATAATTCCATAATCTTCAATTCCACTACCTGGTGTAAAAACTTCTCTACAATCTACAATAGCCTTATCTAACATATAATTTCCATAAGTAGATTGATTCCTTTTACTATCCCATTTTGGTCTATATAATCCACTTTTTCTAAAAATAGAATCCATTTTAAATTTATTTCTACCAGTCCAGAATGCTAACATGTTACAAAAAGCTAAATCTGCTTCAGATTGGCTTGGATATAAACCTTCCCATAAACCTTTATATAAAGTATCAAAAGCCTGTCCTTGTTTAGATTTCAAAGCTATATCTATTATCTTTTGTTCATCTAAATCTAAAGGGGCTGGCTGTATATTGTTATTATTTTCTTTAATTCCTCCAATATATTTAGCGTGTAGATATTTTATTTCCTCGGTACAATTAGAAATATCTAAATATTCAGCTGCTATATTTCCAGTCATAATAAAAAACCTACCATTTTGATACATTTCAACATTAGCTTTCCTTCTTCCACCAGCAGGTAACTCACCTTTACAAATAATATGTATTCCATTTCCACTAACAGAATACTCCGAATAACTTCCTAAACTGTGTATAAATTCAGAAATTATATTATCTGTTTCACCTGATTTATATTGATTTATAGCATTTCCTACGTCATCAATATCAACCCCAAAATAGGGAGGAGAGAAGAAAAAGCCTAATCCCTCTCCATATTTACCAATAGCAGCTAAAGCAGTCTTATAATCACACCATGTAGATGGATTATTACTTTGTGCATATCCACCTGTTTTAGCATTAATAGGTAGTTTTTTAGTTTTGCCTGGTCTGTCATTATCTTTTACTATTTTATAAACACACCAATTTTTTATTTGCTTTAACTCATTTGGTATCATTTAATCAACTCCTAAAATGGTATATCTTCATCATCTACAGGTTGGAAACCTTCCATCCCTTGCATATTTCCTACCTTATTTTTAAACTCATGATTACATCCATTGAATTTACTTTGGTCCCAATTTTTAACCCTTGCATTTGTATTGTCATTATATTCTTCATGTTTTACAGTTACTCTTGCAGTTCTACCTTTAAATTCATTTAATAATTCTTCAAGACTATTAAACTTTTTACCATTTGGAACTTGTAAAGCTTTTGCAACTGAATTCAACATACCTTTATGATATTCTCCAGTTTGTTTTGATTGCCAAATACTTGCGAATATATATTTATTTTGAAATTTTTGTTCTATGTCATTCCTAACTATTAGGTGTAAATTAATAAATTGAGTTCCTGTTTTAGCTGCATCCTCATATGCTTGTCCTACAACAACTTCATAAACTCCTTCATCTATTAATCCACCTTCAAAAACATCATCATGATCTACTTCAAAAAATGCCATTTTTACATACCTCCATTATTTTTTATTTGTCAAATATATTCATTTGTGGTTCTCTTATTGGTACTGCTATGAATTTTCCATCTTGGAATAATATTTCTTTTGGTTCTGTATATAAACCATCTTTTTTAAATTGTTTCTTTAAGTTAGTGGTAACTTTATGCTCAAAATATGGTTTTCTGTAATCATAAGTTTCATCAACTAAATCTCCGAATTCGTTTTTTCTTGGATAAACTTTAAACTCTTTAGGAAATGATAAAGATAATTTTAAAGTTATTTCACCAGTTTCAAATTCTTCTTCATATACCTTTTCAACCACTCTTAATATTTCTTTATTTAAATCCTGTAACATACTTTTAAAAACTGGACTATCAATATCAATTTCTAATATTCTTTTAGATAAATCCATTTAACATCACTCTCCTTTTATTTAATACTCACTCTGTAAAGCTTTCATTATTACATAAGGATCTTTATCGTCTAATGCATCCCACATTTTATCTGATACTTCATTTTCAGTAAGAGATTCAAAATCCCTTTCACTAATGACTCTAGCTCCTGATGTTGTGCTCTCCCATTCTTCTATAAATTCTTTTTTACCATTTTTATAAATTGTTTTATAGCCCTTTTCAGTAATTTCAATAGTTACTTTTTTCATATTTTTTTCACCTTCCTTTACTTTACAAATCCTAATAACTTACCTTGAAAATATGCCCATCCTGGTTTATATCCTTTATGTTTAGCTAACTTATATAATTCTCCCATGTTCTTGCAATCTTCAGGTTTTCTATAATCAGTTGTAAATCCTGCTATAGAATCTATTTCAACTAATTCACTTTCAACCTGTTCAACTTCTTTTTCTTCCTGACCAAACTCAAATCCACATTCTGGACATACTTTAATATTTCTCTCAACAGTGTAGAAGCATTCCTGACATTGTTTAACTGGATTTTCTTCTTTGATAGTATTGTTAGATCCTTTCTTAGGTTCTAGACTCCATTCTCTCTCCATATCCGGAGTTCCAAACCTTCCTACATTACCTACATGGTCTATTATTATAGCTGTCTTACCTTCCTTATATCTCATAGCCCTCATAGACTGTTGAATGTATAATGCTAACGACTGTGTAGGTCTTAGAAGTATAGCAGTATTACAATCAGGTACATCAAAACCTTCAGAAATTAAATCTACATTACATAAAACTTTTATTTCTCCTCGCCTAAATTTTTCTATTACTGCATCTCTTTCAGATTTAGGAGTTTTAGCATCAATATGTTTAGCTACTATATTATTTTCATTGAATTCTTTTTCCATCCTCTTGCTTTGCTTAATTCCTGAACAATAACAAATAGCTTGCTTGCCATCAGAAAGCTTTTTATAATGCTTAATCACATCCCCCCAAATAGCTTTATTTTCAAACATATCTTCAATATCTTTAGATACATATTCTCCTCTTCTAACTTTTAATTTAGAAGTATCTATAATTTCAGGAGCATAATATTTAAAAGGTGCTAAATTACCCCATTCAATTAATTCACTAACTGTAGGGCCAATAACTAATTTGTCATTTATTTCGCCTAAACCTCCACCATTTAGTCTTATAGGAGTAGCAGTAAAACCTACTAGTTTAGCATTAGGAAAATATTTATATATTTTTTTATAACTATTTGCTAATGAATGGTGATTTTCATCTGTAATAATTAAGCTTGGAGGAATAGTTTTTTCTAATCTTCTCACTATTGTTTGAACCATGCCTATTTCTACATAATCTAAATCTACTCCCCACCACTCAAATGTTTCTCTTATTTGGTCCTTTAATTCTTTTCTATGGACTAAGAACAGGACTCTATTTTTCTTAGCAGTAGCTTTTTTTGAAATTTCTGCAATCATAACTGACTTACCAGAACCACAAGGACTTACAATGCAAGGACTTTTATATCCTTTTAAATAAGCTTGTCTTACTTTATTTATTAGATTTTTTTGATACTTCCTTAGTTCCACTTACAATCAACTCCTCTTGTAAACAACCCCCTCTACTATCTAATTGATTTTTAGCATAAGTTGAATTTGTAGCAGATAATATAAAACCTCTTTTATCTTCTTTATTAATAGTTAACTTACCTACAACATCACATAATCCCAAAACATTGTTTAATATTTTTCCATTAATTTGTGGAAATGATCTATTAAACTGTTGACCATTAGCATCTTGAAAAGAATCTGTAGTTTCCCAAGCAGTCCAAATAATATTAGAATTTAAGTTTTTCATATATCTAAGAGAGTTAACTAACTTAAACTGTAAATATTGGTAATCTCCCATATTTGGAACACCTTTATTTTTCCCTTGTCTCCCTAAATCAGATAGAATACATCTTTCTAGTTCTGACACATTGTCAACTGCTATATTGTCATATACACCTTGATAATTTTCGTATAAATCTATTACAGTCTCTTCCCAATGTTTCCAAGTGTTAATATTATCTATTTCTGCTATATCTATATTTTTAGCACCTCTTAAAACTTTCGTGGTTCTATCTACATCCAACACTAATGTTTTACCATGTAAAAATTTTAAAGCAGTAGTTTTTCCCATTCCTGGAGGCCCATATATTAAATATGTTCCTTTAGCTTTTTTAATTTCTGTAGCTTTTTTAATTTCTAAACTCATTTTTATTCAGCCACCTTTATATTAATTTTTTCTGGTCTTTCTTCTACTTTTATACCTTCTATGACTTTACCTTTATAAAGAATTACCTCTTCATAAAACTCAATTTTTCTTTCTATATCAGTATCTATAATTAAACCATTTGATTTATCTATAAATATTCCAGTAGAATCACCTAAAAAATCAATATTTTCATTTATTTCTCCATTTTCTATAAATACATTGTTTAGTACTTGTACTTCTTTTTTAAGATTTACTTTATCTAATTCTTCTTTTACTCTAATAAATTCTTTCACATTATTTTCTTTTAAACTTTCTATTGCTTTCTCATCATTGTAAATCCATTTAGGCTGTTGTTTTCTGCTTGAAACTTTTCCATATGGAGTTGATATTTTAAACTTAGGATCTATCTTCTTTTGTTCTACATAGTATTTCATTAATAATCCTTCAAAAAAATTATTACTATCTTCTAATGATTTCAATTCACTATTTCCCCAATCCTTAATTCTTGTTATTTCTTCATTCATTAATGCTTTAACTTCTCGTTCTTTAATTTTTATAGCTTGCATTTTTCTTAAAGCCCAATTAGCACTATTTATGTTTTCCATCTCAAAATCTTCTTTTTGTTCTATTTCTTCTAATTCAATTTTTCTTAATTCATTCATTTTTAATTCCTCCTATGATATAATTTAAATATAGTAATTTTTATTGAGCCTATTTTGCTGGGGAGCTGGTAGGCTCTTTTTCAACGCTTATATCTGAACCATCACTAACAATTGTAGCTATATAATTCTTTTCATAAAATTCTTGAGCAGTTTCTAAATTAATTATTCTGCCAATACCTTTAAATACTTTCATCTATATCACCCCCTTAAAAAACATTGTCCACATAACAAATGCTGCAGGTAAATAAAATATAAAACTATCATCATCTTTAAACATTAGATTTAATGTAGATATAGTAAGTAAAATTAAAGAAAAAACAAAAAATACTTTCAAGCTTGTACACCTCCTAATCTAGCTTCACTAAAACTCTTACATTCCCATTAAAAGCATTTCTTCTTTTTAGCCTATTTTGATATGCTTGTGTTTTGTAATAAGCCATTGTATTTTTTTGAACTCCCATCTCATTAGCTATTTCTTCTATAGTACCTATAGCTAATAAATTTTCTCCTTTATAAAGAGCATATTCCTTCTTCATATCTCCAACCCTCTCCTTTTGTATTCATCTTCTATGGTCATACATTTGAAGATATAATTTGGATTCTTTGTATCTAAAACAGCTTGTCCAAATTCTTTTTGTAATTCTTCGTTATTTAGATGTTTTAAATAGGACAAGTAATCTATATCATTATTTACTGATTTTGTTTTCATATAAGCTCACTCCCTATATTATTTTCTAACCACTCATCTAGTTTTGATATAATAGTGAGCCTTGAAACTCCAAGAATAATAACCGGGAAATCTTTAGAATGAGTTAATCTTCTAGCTTTATCCTTACTTATTCCTAAGACCTTAGCTAATTCTGAAATATTAAGTGTTTTTCTTTTAATCTCTTTTTTATGATTTTCAATCATTTTAGATATATCTTTAGTTTCTGGTGGTGTCACAGTTATATTTGTTTTCATTTGTATCTCCTCCCTTTAATTTTCAAAAAAGCTTATTTGTTTTTTAGTTCTAAACTGTTTTACACTCCTTATACTTTCATCAATAATTCTCATGTTTTCTATCAATTTTTTATAAGGTATATCTTGCCATGCTTCACCATCTAATATCATCAATACTCTTTGTTTAACTAAATCTACTTCTCCATCTTCTCTGTCTATTCCTAATCCACTTTTTATATAGTTATTAAGATTAATTTTGTTTGCATGAGTAGGTCTATAATTTTCTTCATATTTTGAAAGGCTTTCATCTATTTGATTTGCCACAGTTTCTTTTAATACATTTACTACATTATTAGTAAGTGCAGTTTCTGACACGTGATAAATCTCTTTTAAAGCTTTTTCACACCTAATGAAGTAGTTTCTATACATATGAGATTTTTCAGTTCTTGACATCATAGCGATATGTTTAGCAAATTCTAAATTAATTACAAAATCCATTGTTTCATTACCTTCGACATTATGTCGAACCCCTACCCAGTCAAGGTTCTTTTTAAAAAATTCATTATTTATAATGTTGCTCTTATACCATCTTGCCCATTGAGTCTTGTCCAAACCTAGTCCTAAATACAATTCTTTTGCAGATACTGCTTGATTTCCATTTTCATTCGTTATATTTATTAACTCTTTCATTTATTTTTTCATCTCCTTTTTCTTTTCTTCATAAAAATCTTTTTGATTACTTTTGTAATCATGTTTTATAAAAAAAATATCGTCAAAATCTATCTTAAGAGCCTGACATATATCTTTGGCTACTTTACCACTTGGATTTCTTTCTCCATTAATAATTTGATTAATGTAACCTGCTGATATACTTATTTTTCTTCCTAAAGAACGTTGTGAAAAACCTGATTTTAATAATATTTCTTTTATTTGGCTAGAATCTCTCAAAAAAATTTTCATATTTTCACCTCCTTATGGATATAATATTATAATGATTACTTT contains:
- a CDS encoding phage terminase small subunit P27 family — protein: MENEIEIPKPPTILLKKGKQKYMQITNMLVEEGKWKPGDDIALSALCINYQRWMQAEKAIKKHKELCFETETGYRQQIPEISIANNAMKSMLSFIKEFALTPRERAKLKELIVNDTDDEEMEDMIVK
- a CDS encoding phage/plasmid primase, P4 family is translated as MIPNELKQIKNWCVYKIVKDNDRPGKTKKLPINAKTGGYAQSNNPSTWCDYKTALAAIGKYGEGLGFFFSPPYFGVDIDDVGNAINQYKSGETDNIISEFIHSLGSYSEYSVSGNGIHIICKGELPAGGRRKANVEMYQNGRFFIMTGNIAAEYLDISNCTEEIKYLHAKYIGGIKENNNNIQPAPLDLDEQKIIDIALKSKQGQAFDTLYKGLWEGLYPSQSEADLAFCNMLAFWTGRNKFKMDSIFRKSGLYRPKWDSKRNQSTYGNYMLDKAIVDCREVFTPGSGIEDYGIMILDKKIKRYSYDDTGNADRFIDRFHDMARYSYIDRGWYYYNGRKWTFDNSGYIKGLTEKILKDMKKDLAYCNTEEEEKQFLKHLKYTRNNRGKNNMIKESEHRLSILPREFDKKKDIFNVMNGVVSLRDASLSNHRHDQHLSKISYVEYTDTIDAPMWEEFLEQIFDNDKELIDYIQKAVGYSMSGSTKEQCVFFCYGNGRNGKSTFLDIITAIMGDYATNIQPETIMVKNQQGTANSDIARLKGSRFVTTVEPNEGARINEGLLKQLTGGDTVTARHLYGKEFEFEPEFKLWMSTNHKPIIRGRDLGIWRRMHLIPFTVQIPDEKVDKNLKYKLKKELTGILNWAVEGCMKWQREGLEMPSAVADAVKDYKSEMDVITAFLEDCTEKGPGEVKSSVLYKAYTNWADENNEYKMSNTKFGKELSLRFNKKKTRGSNHYEGIRIVEEYQEYGLGGSLFNK
- a CDS encoding HNH endonuclease, whose protein sequence is MPLVKICPRCSKIIDRELNYCKECTSRINKDYNRYERDMETQKIYNSKEWEIAKSKAENRDMGLCISCYHNKTIKYSQLVHHIIELKDDLSKAFDLNNLICLCESCHQKIHKVYKTKNKVKMQNLLRSLIKHTRGGY
- a CDS encoding DUF669 domain-containing protein, encoding MAFFEVDHDDVFEGGLIDEGVYEVVVGQAYEDAAKTGTQFINLHLIVRNDIEQKFQNKYIFASIWQSKQTGEYHKGMLNSVAKALQVPNGKKFNSLEELLNEFKGRTARVTVKHEEYNDNTNARVKNWDQSKFNGCNHEFKNKVGNMQGMEGFQPVDDEDIPF
- a CDS encoding DUF3797 domain-containing protein, translating into MFLKNVNLMKYAICPECHNPNIRNGEGGIIIDKTYIRYCKCGFKVTVDEEGNEIIERTNISQLDKKVNEDETLRDFIKNSQKDFYNQELSDKQINSLDEIELTELVDHLDYLWGK
- a CDS encoding VRR-NUC domain-containing protein, with the protein product MREKDIQNEIRLALRDIAIVFRINVGTFMSDTGRMVSTGVPKGFSDLFGVRKRDGKAFFIEVKNEKGRTSKYQDNFLRKMKENGAIVGVARSGSEAIKIIKEEIQQSFS
- a CDS encoding DEAD/DEAH box helicase family protein codes for the protein MELRKYQKNLINKVRQAYLKGYKSPCIVSPCGSGKSVMIAEISKKATAKKNRVLFLVHRKELKDQIRETFEWWGVDLDYVEIGMVQTIVRRLEKTIPPSLIITDENHHSLANSYKKIYKYFPNAKLVGFTATPIRLNGGGLGEINDKLVIGPTVSELIEWGNLAPFKYYAPEIIDTSKLKVRRGEYVSKDIEDMFENKAIWGDVIKHYKKLSDGKQAICYCSGIKQSKRMEKEFNENNIVAKHIDAKTPKSERDAVIEKFRRGEIKVLCNVDLISEGFDVPDCNTAILLRPTQSLALYIQQSMRAMRYKEGKTAIIIDHVGNVGRFGTPDMEREWSLEPKKGSNNTIKEENPVKQCQECFYTVERNIKVCPECGFEFGQEEKEVEQVESELVEIDSIAGFTTDYRKPEDCKNMGELYKLAKHKGYKPGWAYFQGKLLGFVK
- a CDS encoding AAA family ATPase, whose translation is MSLEIKKATEIKKAKGTYLIYGPPGMGKTTALKFLHGKTLVLDVDRTTKVLRGAKNIDIAEIDNINTWKHWEETVIDLYENYQGVYDNIAVDNVSELERCILSDLGRQGKNKGVPNMGDYQYLQFKLVNSLRYMKNLNSNIIWTAWETTDSFQDANGQQFNRSFPQINGKILNNVLGLCDVVGKLTINKEDKRGFILSATNSTYAKNQLDSRGGCLQEELIVSGTKEVSKKSNK
- a CDS encoding host-nuclease inhibitor Gam family protein; translation: MNELRKIELEEIEQKEDFEMENINSANWALRKMQAIKIKEREVKALMNEEITRIKDWGNSELKSLEDSNNFFEGLLMKYYVEQKKIDPKFKISTPYGKVSSRKQQPKWIYNDEKAIESLKENNVKEFIRVKEELDKVNLKKEVQVLNNVFIENGEINENIDFLGDSTGIFIDKSNGLIIDTDIERKIEFYEEVILYKGKVIEGIKVEERPEKINIKVAE